Proteins from a genomic interval of Chryseobacterium indologenes:
- a CDS encoding fibronectin type III domain-containing protein: MLIFLQSELYPLPKPIVFPNLPVVVMGGDQIDSFIIPSVGFTHQGTGCSTGAYGDYTSMTINLNAGLNYDFSVTHDYGDQNVRIWIDFNNDGTFDDTDPELVALGTSEEVNGTNVTLGTISIPATVTPGTYRMRVADRYSSQPIPCNISGYGEAHDYTVVIGAAPSCLAPGGLALSAITPNSAQLSWTASTTVPANGYEYYYSTSNTSPTATTVASGASSTLTATLSSLSPASVYYVWVRSVCSTTDKSAWSQQKTFTTACGVMNVPYVQNFESAAVPGLPLCTEVVNSGTGNEWETYNYDDNGFTGKTLRYSYSFSNAADTWFFTSAINLTAGVSYRIKYKYANSTGTTVYPEKLKVAYGTSATSADMTHALADHPDIVTSTATSNFVDFTPTTTGVYYFGFNAYSDANMNQLYVDDIAIDVTPTCSEPTALTVSNITTTGGTVSWIAATPAPANGYDMYYSTTNTAPTATSTPNATAITGTTYTIPSLSPSTKYYIWVRSACSATDKSAWSELTTLTTLCSTGNLPYIVDFENASIPNLPGCTENVNAGSGNDWETDSEPFDIQGFSGNVLKYGYSFSNPADAWFFTQGLSLTAGVQYTISYKYGNNSTTYTEKMKVAFGTSRDASAMINPIADYPSINDNTVNTASLTFTVPATGVYYFGFNAYSDANQDNLYLDDITITNGNLATSEIGPKKNDLKVYPNPFTDVLHISDSKNVKNAFVTDAAGRLIKTIENPGTTIYLNDLKQGLYLITLEMKDGGKQTVKGIKK, encoded by the coding sequence TGGGGGGAGACCAGATAGACTCCTTTATAATTCCTTCAGTAGGATTTACCCATCAGGGGACAGGCTGTTCTACAGGTGCTTATGGAGATTACACCTCCATGACTATTAATCTGAATGCCGGATTAAATTATGATTTTTCTGTAACGCATGATTACGGAGATCAAAACGTACGTATTTGGATCGATTTTAATAATGACGGAACTTTTGATGATACGGATCCTGAGCTTGTAGCATTGGGAACGAGTGAAGAGGTGAATGGTACAAACGTTACGTTAGGTACAATCAGCATTCCCGCTACCGTTACTCCCGGCACCTACAGAATGAGGGTCGCAGACAGGTATTCAAGTCAGCCAATCCCTTGTAACATCTCAGGATATGGGGAAGCACATGATTATACGGTTGTTATTGGAGCGGCTCCAAGCTGTCTTGCTCCGGGCGGGTTAGCTTTATCTGCCATAACGCCTAATTCTGCGCAGCTTTCATGGACAGCATCTACAACTGTTCCGGCTAATGGATATGAGTACTATTATTCTACTTCCAATACATCGCCTACGGCAACTACCGTTGCCTCAGGAGCCAGCAGTACATTGACGGCTACTTTATCATCACTGTCACCGGCCAGCGTCTATTATGTATGGGTACGTTCGGTTTGCAGTACTACGGATAAAAGTGCGTGGTCGCAGCAAAAGACATTTACTACAGCCTGCGGGGTAATGAATGTTCCATACGTGCAGAATTTTGAATCTGCGGCAGTGCCCGGTTTACCATTATGTACGGAAGTTGTCAATAGTGGAACAGGAAATGAGTGGGAAACTTACAATTACGACGATAATGGATTTACAGGGAAGACACTTCGCTATTCATACAGTTTCTCAAATGCGGCCGATACATGGTTTTTTACCTCTGCTATAAACCTTACTGCCGGGGTTAGCTACAGAATAAAGTACAAATATGCCAATTCAACCGGAACTACAGTTTATCCTGAAAAACTAAAAGTAGCTTATGGTACTTCCGCCACAAGTGCAGATATGACCCATGCATTGGCAGATCATCCGGATATCGTTACAAGTACTGCTACCAGCAATTTTGTAGATTTCACCCCTACGACTACAGGTGTATACTATTTTGGATTTAATGCCTATTCTGATGCCAATATGAATCAGTTATATGTGGATGATATTGCAATCGATGTAACACCTACATGTAGTGAACCTACGGCACTGACGGTTTCAAATATAACTACAACGGGAGGTACGGTATCCTGGATAGCAGCAACTCCGGCTCCTGCAAACGGATATGATATGTATTACAGTACAACGAATACCGCTCCAACTGCAACAAGCACTCCTAATGCTACAGCAATTACCGGTACAACATATACAATCCCATCATTATCCCCTTCCACCAAGTATTATATCTGGGTAAGATCTGCATGTAGTGCAACGGATAAAAGTGCGTGGAGTGAACTCACTACCTTAACTACCTTATGCTCAACCGGTAATCTTCCGTATATCGTTGATTTTGAAAATGCTAGTATTCCTAACCTTCCCGGTTGTACAGAAAATGTGAATGCCGGATCAGGTAATGATTGGGAGACAGATTCTGAACCTTTTGATATTCAGGGGTTCTCAGGAAATGTACTGAAATACGGATATAGCTTTTCCAACCCGGCAGATGCATGGTTCTTTACACAGGGCTTAAGTCTAACTGCGGGAGTGCAATATACCATCAGCTATAAATACGGAAATAATTCAACTACTTATACTGAAAAGATGAAAGTAGCTTTTGGAACCTCAAGAGATGCTTCAGCAATGATTAATCCAATTGCAGATTATCCGTCAATCAATGATAATACGGTAAATACAGCATCTTTAACATTTACCGTTCCTGCAACGGGAGTATATTATTTCGGTTTTAATGCTTATTCAGATGCGAACCAGGATAATCTTTATCTTGACGATATTACTATCACGAATGGAAACCTGGCAACTTCAGAGATTGGACCGAAGAAGAACGATCTTAAAGTATACCCGAATCCGTTTACAGATGTACTGCATATTTCTGATAGTAAAAATGTAAAAAATGCTTTTGTAACCGATGCTGCGGGAAGGTTGATTAAAACAATCGAAAACCCAGGTACAACAATTTATTTGAACGATCTCAAACAAGGACTGTATCTGATTACTTTAGAAATGAAGGACGGCGGAAAACAGACTGTTAAAGGAATTAAAAAGTAA
- a CDS encoding ion transporter — MEREHNLVPEDKLWKRYLYRIIYRSDTRLGKLFDIILLSLILASTAIIMMESVPQLDRRFHYTFIILEWIISIFFTAEYSMRIAVLKNKRSYIFSFFGIIDFLALVPFYLSFFFPVTKYFLIFRMLRMLRIFRIFNLLDFMNDGYLIVRALKNSSRKIYIFLLFLIIFSVIVGSLMFMVEGGRQGFETIPQSIYWAVVTVTTVGYGDVSPITPLGKFFAVVLMLAGYSIIAVPTGIVTAEMRNKRQNLEKICDRCGNEDIDDDARYCKQCGKKLA, encoded by the coding sequence ATGGAAAGAGAACATAATCTTGTTCCTGAGGATAAACTTTGGAAAAGATATCTGTATAGAATTATCTACCGCTCTGATACCAGGCTCGGAAAACTTTTTGATATTATATTATTATCATTAATTCTTGCGAGTACAGCCATCATCATGATGGAAAGTGTACCACAGCTCGACAGAAGGTTCCATTATACGTTCATCATCCTTGAATGGATTATCTCAATCTTTTTTACAGCCGAGTATTCTATGCGTATTGCGGTATTAAAAAATAAGCGGTCCTATATCTTCAGCTTTTTCGGAATCATTGATTTCCTGGCGTTGGTTCCGTTTTATCTTAGCTTTTTCTTTCCGGTCACCAAATACTTTCTGATCTTCAGAATGCTGAGAATGTTGAGAATCTTCAGGATTTTTAATTTACTGGATTTTATGAACGATGGCTACCTCATCGTACGGGCTTTAAAAAACAGCTCCAGAAAAATATATATCTTCCTTTTATTCCTTATTATTTTTTCCGTGATCGTAGGCTCACTGATGTTTATGGTAGAAGGCGGCAGGCAGGGCTTTGAAACTATTCCACAGTCTATTTACTGGGCTGTAGTTACTGTAACCACTGTAGGATACGGTGATGTGTCTCCTATCACCCCATTAGGCAAATTTTTCGCGGTTGTTCTCATGCTGGCCGGTTATTCTATTATTGCTGTTCCCACCGGGATTGTAACTGCAGAAATGAGAAATAAAAGGCAGAACCTTGAAAAGATATGTGACCGTTGTGGTAACGAAGATATTGATGATGATGCAAGGTACTGCAAACAGTGTGGCAAGAAATTAGCTTGA
- a CDS encoding long-chain fatty acid--CoA ligase, whose protein sequence is MTIKRLFDIPHYALEKYPKTDMFVTKYHGEWKKTSTQEFINEGNKISRGLLKLGIKPGDKIALITTNSRTEWAIMDFGLSQIGVVSVPVYPSISPEDYEFIFNNAEIQYCFVSDKELLNKVMKVKHNIPTLQGIFTFDNISGAANWREILDLGKDESTQIEVDDLSNAINTEDLATIIYTSGTTGRPKGVMLTHNNIVSNVLGSIPRIPKKKSLDYKESRALSFLPICHIFERMLFYLYQYNGFSIYFAESIDKMGENVKEVKPHYMTVVPRLVEKVYDKIYNTGSSAGGLKSKIFFWALNLISKKKEISKPSGIQQIIADKLVFSKWREGLGGEIVTLVSGSAALSTRLNLIFQNAGIPILEGYGLTETSPVISVNSFEKMKVGTVGVPLDNLKVKIQEDGEITVKGPSVFKGYFQNEEMTKEAFTEDGFFKTGDIGHIDSDGFLQITDRKKEMFKTSGGKYIAPQTIENLAKASKFIEQIMVVGDGEKMPCALVQPDFEFAKSWAMRNNLNIGSAPEEIAQSQELKQRIEKEIEGINEHLGNWEKIKKIELTPEVWSIEAGLLTPTLKLKRKAVKEKFISLYNKMYEHHE, encoded by the coding sequence ATGACGATCAAGAGATTATTCGATATTCCACATTACGCTTTAGAAAAATATCCTAAAACGGACATGTTTGTAACCAAATATCATGGTGAATGGAAAAAAACTTCAACACAGGAGTTTATTAATGAGGGAAATAAAATATCCCGTGGATTACTAAAGCTAGGCATAAAGCCGGGTGATAAGATCGCTTTGATAACTACCAATTCCCGTACAGAATGGGCGATTATGGATTTCGGACTATCCCAGATCGGGGTTGTTTCGGTGCCTGTTTACCCAAGCATTTCCCCTGAAGATTACGAATTTATCTTCAATAATGCGGAGATTCAGTACTGTTTTGTTTCTGATAAAGAGCTATTGAATAAAGTTATGAAAGTAAAACATAATATTCCTACACTACAGGGTATTTTTACTTTCGACAACATAAGCGGTGCTGCCAACTGGAGGGAGATTCTTGACCTGGGTAAGGATGAGTCTACCCAAATTGAAGTTGATGACCTTTCTAATGCCATCAACACCGAAGATCTGGCAACGATCATCTATACCTCAGGAACTACAGGAAGGCCAAAAGGTGTAATGCTGACCCACAATAATATAGTTTCTAACGTCTTGGGTTCGATTCCGAGGATTCCGAAGAAAAAAAGTTTAGATTATAAAGAAAGCAGAGCATTAAGCTTTCTTCCGATCTGTCATATCTTTGAAAGAATGCTTTTTTACCTGTACCAATACAACGGTTTTTCAATCTATTTTGCAGAAAGCATTGATAAAATGGGCGAAAACGTAAAAGAGGTAAAGCCTCATTACATGACTGTTGTACCGAGACTGGTGGAAAAGGTATATGATAAAATCTACAACACGGGTTCTTCGGCTGGAGGATTAAAATCAAAAATATTCTTTTGGGCTTTAAATTTAATCTCAAAGAAAAAGGAAATTTCGAAACCTTCGGGGATCCAGCAGATTATTGCTGATAAATTGGTATTTTCTAAATGGAGAGAAGGTCTTGGCGGGGAAATTGTTACCTTAGTTTCGGGTTCTGCCGCATTATCTACCAGACTGAATCTGATATTTCAGAATGCAGGAATCCCTATACTGGAAGGGTACGGACTGACAGAGACATCGCCGGTAATTTCCGTAAACAGCTTTGAAAAAATGAAGGTGGGAACGGTAGGAGTTCCTTTGGATAATTTAAAGGTAAAAATTCAGGAAGATGGAGAGATTACCGTAAAAGGCCCTTCTGTGTTTAAAGGTTACTTCCAGAATGAAGAAATGACAAAAGAAGCATTTACGGAAGACGGATTTTTCAAAACGGGAGATATAGGACATATCGACAGTGATGGTTTCTTGCAGATCACAGACCGTAAAAAAGAAATGTTCAAAACATCCGGCGGAAAATATATTGCTCCGCAGACGATTGAAAATTTAGCAAAAGCATCCAAATTTATTGAGCAGATCATGGTGGTTGGTGATGGCGAAAAAATGCCATGTGCCTTAGTACAACCCGATTTTGAATTTGCCAAAAGCTGGGCGATGAGAAATAATCTGAACATCGGTTCTGCCCCTGAAGAAATTGCACAAAGTCAGGAATTAAAGCAAAGGATTGAGAAAGAGATTGAAGGAATCAACGAACACCTTGGAAACTGGGAGAAAATCAAAAAAATAGAGCTTACCCCTGAAGTCTGGAGTATTGAAGCAGGACTTCTGACCCCGACCCTGAAATTGAAAAGGAAAGCTGTCAAAGAGAAATTTATTAGTCTGTATAACAAGATGTATGAGCATCATGAATAA
- a CDS encoding acyl-CoA dehydrogenase, translating into MDFNLSEEQLMIQQAARDFAQTELLPEVIERDRDQKFPAEQVKKMGEMGLLGMMVDPKYGGAGMDSVSYVLAMEEIAKIDASAAVVMSVNNSLVCAGLEKFASEEQKIKYLTPLASGKVIGAFALSEPEAGSDATSQKTTAEDKGDYYLLNGIKNWITNGGTASYYIVIAQTDPEKKHKGINAFIVERGWEGFEIGPKEDKLGIRGSDTHSLIFNNVKVPKENRIGEDGFGFNFAMAVLNGGRIGIASQALGIASGAYELALKYAKTRKAFKTEIINHQAIAFKLADMATQITAARMLCFKAACEKDAGKDISESGAMAKLYASQVAMDTTIEAVQIHGGYGYVKEYHVERLMRDAKITQIYEGTSEIQKIVISRSIAK; encoded by the coding sequence ATGGACTTTAATTTATCAGAAGAACAGCTGATGATTCAGCAGGCAGCAAGAGATTTTGCACAAACCGAACTATTACCGGAAGTTATCGAAAGAGACCGCGACCAGAAATTCCCTGCAGAACAGGTGAAAAAAATGGGCGAAATGGGCCTTCTGGGAATGATGGTTGACCCAAAATACGGAGGAGCGGGTATGGACAGCGTTTCTTACGTGCTGGCAATGGAGGAGATTGCAAAAATAGATGCTTCTGCAGCTGTTGTAATGTCTGTAAACAACTCACTGGTTTGTGCCGGTCTTGAGAAATTTGCTTCCGAAGAACAAAAAATAAAATATCTTACACCATTGGCAAGCGGAAAAGTGATCGGTGCATTTGCTTTATCTGAGCCGGAAGCCGGTTCTGATGCAACATCACAGAAAACAACAGCTGAAGACAAGGGTGATTACTACCTTTTAAACGGGATCAAAAACTGGATCACCAACGGTGGAACAGCTTCTTACTACATTGTGATCGCTCAGACAGATCCTGAGAAAAAACATAAAGGGATCAACGCTTTTATCGTAGAAAGAGGATGGGAAGGTTTTGAAATCGGGCCAAAAGAAGATAAACTGGGAATCAGAGGAAGTGATACACACTCTTTGATCTTCAATAATGTAAAAGTTCCGAAAGAAAACAGAATCGGTGAAGACGGGTTTGGTTTCAATTTTGCAATGGCTGTATTGAACGGTGGTAGAATCGGTATTGCTTCTCAGGCCTTAGGTATTGCTTCAGGAGCTTACGAATTGGCATTGAAATATGCTAAAACAAGAAAAGCGTTCAAAACTGAAATTATCAACCACCAGGCAATTGCTTTCAAATTAGCTGATATGGCGACTCAGATTACTGCAGCAAGAATGTTGTGCTTCAAGGCAGCATGCGAAAAAGATGCAGGAAAAGATATCTCTGAAAGTGGAGCAATGGCAAAATTATATGCTTCTCAGGTAGCAATGGATACTACTATTGAGGCGGTACAGATTCACGGCGGATACGGATATGTGAAAGAATACCACGTAGAAAGATTAATGAGAGATGCTAAAATCACTCAGATCTACGAAGGAACTTCCGAAATCCAGAAAATCGTGATCTCCAGAAGCATCGCAAAATAA
- a CDS encoding DUF4349 domain-containing protein: MKKFILLVTISGAFIACSQKGGVSKAEEAANSIDSTVSVASDAIDNVSKTANRALDSAGIRIKDIEGAKNDIQEKIESTSKMVDSLSDKIASTKLESKVEKKDSTVKKSEKVATNVPAPKVIKETKIIYKEAQPKNDSYELNMSKDKMVKTGYLVVRADNAETVKEIIREEAIRNNGYVKSENQSYAESANQRDENQKVYNLNIKVPIQHFDGLMEALSSNIEDIDTKDIQVTGHNYTDNTICSINVNITDKTEVEKEPKTFGGKSLAAIESGWDVITSIFLFLLPLWPVFLIGGIGYYFYKKKQNSIPDKDSH; encoded by the coding sequence ATGAAAAAGTTCATATTACTTGTTACAATATCCGGTGCTTTTATTGCGTGCAGCCAGAAAGGCGGAGTGTCTAAAGCGGAAGAAGCTGCCAATAGCATAGACAGTACAGTTTCAGTTGCATCAGATGCTATTGATAATGTCAGCAAAACAGCCAACCGGGCACTTGATTCTGCAGGTATCAGAATAAAAGATATTGAAGGAGCTAAAAACGATATTCAGGAAAAAATAGAAAGCACCTCCAAAATGGTAGATTCATTATCGGACAAAATTGCTTCTACAAAACTTGAATCAAAGGTTGAGAAAAAGGATTCCACAGTTAAGAAATCTGAAAAGGTTGCTACAAACGTTCCAGCTCCTAAAGTTATTAAGGAAACCAAAATCATTTACAAAGAGGCACAGCCTAAGAACGACAGCTATGAACTGAATATGTCAAAAGATAAGATGGTAAAAACAGGATATCTTGTGGTAAGAGCAGATAACGCTGAAACGGTAAAAGAAATCATCAGAGAAGAAGCCATCAGGAATAACGGGTATGTTAAAAGTGAAAACCAGTCTTATGCTGAATCTGCTAATCAGCGTGATGAGAATCAAAAGGTCTATAATCTGAATATCAAGGTTCCAATTCAGCATTTTGACGGTTTAATGGAAGCTTTAAGCAGCAATATAGAAGATATTGACACCAAAGATATCCAGGTTACAGGGCATAATTATACAGATAATACGATCTGCAGTATCAATGTCAATATTACAGATAAAACTGAAGTGGAAAAGGAACCTAAAACTTTTGGCGGAAAATCATTAGCCGCTATTGAATCGGGCTGGGATGTGATTACTTCCATCTTTCTTTTTCTTCTTCCCTTGTGGCCTGTGTTTTTGATTGGCGGTATTGGATATTATTTTTATAAAAAGAAACAAAACAGCATTCCTGATAAAGATTCCCATTAG